The following proteins are co-located in the Pseudomonas sp. ATCC 13867 genome:
- the nuoG gene encoding NADH-quinone oxidoreductase subunit NuoG produces the protein MATIHVDGKTLEVDGADNLLQACLSLGLDIPYFCWHPALGSVGACRQCAVKQYTDENDKRGRLVMSCMTPATDNTWISIEDEEAKQFRASVVEWLMTNHPHDCPVCEEGGHCHLQDMTVMTGHNQRRYRFTKRTHQNQELGPFIAHEMNRCIACYRCVRYYKDYAGGTDLGVYGAHDNVYFGRIEDGVLESEFSGNLTEVCPTGVFTDKTHSERYNRKWDMQFAPSICHGCSSGCNISPGERYGEIRRIENRYNGSVNHYFLCDRGRFGYGYVNREDRPRQPQLMLSKQKLSLDGALDQTAALLKGRKVIGIGSPRASLESNYALSALVGAQNFYSGISADELQRLQLVLKVMQDGPLPVPTIRDIEDHDAVFVLGEDLTQTAARIALALRQSVKGKGEDMAAAMKIQPWLDAAVKTIAQHEMNPLFIASLDETRLDDVAAECVHAATEDLARLGFAVAHAIDASAPAVAGLDGEAAALAQRIADALLKAKRPLVISGTSLGSNALIEAAANIASALKNREKNGSLSLVVPEANSLGLTMFGGASVEAALEQLTSGAADAVVILENDLYRRADAAVVDAALAAAKIVVVADHQQTATSAKATVLLPAASFAEGDGTLVSQEGRAQRFFQVYDPTYYNADNLVREGWRWLHALHSTLEGKRVDWTQLDHVIDAVVAAKPQLAGIRDAAPNAAFRIKGLKLAREPHRYSGRTAMRANINVSEPRQPQDIDSAFAFSMEGYAGSTEPRQQIPFAWSPGWNSPQAWNKFQDEVGGHLRAGDPGVRLIEAKGQALWFSEVPAPFHTAASQFKVVPFYHLFGSEENSAKAAPVQERIPQTYVTLAKSEADRLGVNEGAIIRLTVKGQELRLPLRVSEELGAGLVALPIGLQGIPAGVIGAVAEGLQEAAQ, from the coding sequence ATGGCCACGATTCACGTAGACGGCAAGACGTTAGAAGTCGATGGAGCAGACAACCTGTTGCAGGCCTGTCTCTCCCTCGGTCTCGACATCCCCTACTTCTGCTGGCACCCGGCGCTCGGTAGCGTCGGCGCATGCCGCCAGTGCGCGGTCAAGCAGTACACCGACGAGAACGACAAACGCGGTCGTCTCGTCATGTCCTGCATGACCCCCGCCACCGACAACACCTGGATTTCCATCGAGGACGAAGAGGCCAAGCAGTTCCGCGCCAGCGTCGTCGAATGGCTGATGACCAACCACCCGCACGACTGCCCGGTCTGCGAGGAAGGTGGCCATTGCCACCTGCAGGACATGACGGTGATGACCGGTCACAACCAGCGCCGGTACCGCTTCACCAAGCGCACCCACCAGAACCAGGAGCTCGGCCCGTTCATCGCCCACGAGATGAACCGCTGCATCGCCTGCTACCGCTGCGTCCGTTACTACAAGGACTACGCCGGCGGCACCGACCTGGGCGTCTATGGCGCGCACGACAACGTCTACTTCGGCCGTATCGAGGACGGTGTGCTGGAGAGCGAATTTTCCGGCAACCTGACCGAGGTCTGCCCGACCGGCGTGTTCACCGACAAGACCCACTCCGAGCGCTACAACCGCAAGTGGGACATGCAGTTCGCCCCGAGCATCTGCCACGGCTGCTCCAGCGGCTGCAACATCAGCCCCGGCGAGCGCTACGGCGAGATCCGCCGCATCGAGAACCGCTACAACGGCTCGGTGAACCACTACTTCCTGTGCGACCGCGGCCGCTTCGGCTACGGCTACGTCAATCGCGAAGACCGCCCGCGCCAGCCGCAGCTGATGCTGAGCAAGCAGAAGCTCTCGCTGGACGGCGCCCTGGACCAGACCGCCGCCCTGCTCAAGGGCCGCAAGGTCATCGGCATCGGTTCGCCGCGCGCCAGCCTGGAAAGCAACTACGCCCTGTCCGCACTGGTCGGCGCGCAGAACTTCTACAGCGGCATCTCCGCTGACGAATTGCAGCGCCTGCAGCTGGTCCTGAAAGTCATGCAGGACGGCCCGCTGCCGGTGCCGACTATCCGTGACATCGAAGACCACGACGCGGTATTCGTGCTCGGCGAAGACCTGACCCAGACCGCTGCCCGTATCGCCCTGGCCCTGCGCCAGTCGGTGAAGGGCAAGGGCGAGGACATGGCCGCCGCAATGAAGATCCAGCCGTGGCTCGACGCCGCGGTGAAGACCATCGCCCAGCACGAGATGAACCCGCTGTTCATCGCCAGCCTGGATGAAACCCGCCTGGACGACGTTGCCGCCGAGTGCGTGCACGCCGCCACCGAAGACCTGGCCCGCCTGGGCTTCGCCGTGGCCCACGCCATCGATGCGAGCGCCCCGGCCGTGGCCGGCCTCGACGGCGAAGCCGCCGCCCTCGCCCAGCGCATCGCCGATGCCCTGCTCAAAGCCAAGCGTCCGCTGGTCATCTCCGGCACCTCGCTGGGCAGCAACGCCCTGATCGAAGCCGCGGCCAACATCGCCAGTGCGCTGAAGAACCGCGAGAAGAACGGCTCCCTGAGCCTGGTCGTTCCGGAAGCCAACAGCCTGGGCCTCACCATGTTCGGTGGCGCCTCGGTTGAAGCCGCCCTGGAGCAGTTGACCTCCGGCGCCGCCGATGCCGTGGTGATCCTGGAGAACGACCTGTACCGCCGCGCCGACGCCGCCGTCGTCGACGCTGCCCTGGCCGCCGCGAAGATCGTCGTCGTCGCCGATCACCAGCAGACCGCTACCAGCGCCAAGGCCACCGTCCTGCTGCCGGCCGCCAGCTTCGCCGAAGGCGATGGCACCCTGGTCAGCCAGGAAGGCCGCGCCCAGCGCTTCTTCCAGGTCTACGATCCGACCTACTACAACGCCGACAACCTGGTTCGCGAAGGCTGGCGCTGGCTGCACGCCCTGCACAGCACTCTCGAAGGCAAGCGTGTCGACTGGACTCAGCTGGACCACGTGATCGACGCCGTCGTCGCCGCCAAGCCGCAACTGGCCGGCATCCGCGACGCCGCGCCGAACGCAGCGTTCCGCATCAAGGGTCTGAAGCTGGCGCGCGAGCCGCACCGCTACTCCGGGCGTACCGCCATGCGCGCCAACATCAATGTCAGCGAGCCGCGTCAGCCGCAGGACATCGACTCCGCGTTCGCCTTCTCCATGGAAGGCTACGCCGGCAGCACCGAACCGCGTCAGCAGATTCCGTTCGCCTGGTCCCCGGGCTGGAACTCGCCGCAGGCCTGGAACAAGTTCCAGGACGAAGTCGGCGGTCACCTGCGCGCCGGCGACCCGGGCGTGCGCCTGATCGAAGCCAAGGGTCAGGCCCTGTGGTTCAGCGAGGTCCCCGCGCCGTTCCACACCGCCGCCAGCCAGTTCAAGGTGGTGCCCTTCTATCACCTGTTCGGCAGCGAGGAGAACTCCGCCAAGGCCGCACCGGTGCAGGAGCGCATCCCGCAGACCTACGTCACCCTGGCCAAGTCCGAGGCTGACCGTCTGGGCGTCAACGAAGGTGCGATCATCCGTCTGACCGTCAAGGGTCAGGAACTGCGCCTGCCGCTGCGCGTCAGCGAAGAGCTCGGCGCCGGTCTGGTCGCCCTGCCGATCGGTCTGCAGGGCATTCCCGCCGGCGTCATCGGCGCTGTCGCTGAAGGTCTGCAGGAGGCTGCCCAATGA
- the nuoL gene encoding NADH-quinone oxidoreductase subunit L yields MNLLPLTFLFPLVGFLLLSFSRGRWSENFSALVGVGSVGLAALSAFWAIWSFHSNPPEGGAYSLVLWQWMSVGDFNTNFTLYLDGLSVTMLGVVTGVGFLIHLFASWYMRGEAGYSRFFAYTNLFIASMLFLVLGDNLLFVYFGWEGVGLCSYLLIGFYFNHVPNGNAALKAFIVTRVGDVFFAIGMFILFQHLGTLNIQELLVLAPQHFAKGDLWVNLAALMLLGGAVGKSAQLPLQTWLADAMAGPTPVSALIHAATMVTAGVYLIARCHGLFELAPNVLELVGIVGAVTLVLAGFAALVQTDIKRILAYSTMSQIGYMFLALGVGAWGGAIFHLMTHAFFKALLFLASGAVIVACHHEQNIFKMGGLWKKLPLAYASFVVGGAALAALPFLTAGFYSKDEILWEAFASGHQNLLIAGLVGAFMTSLYTFRLIFIAFHGEAKTEAHAGHGISHWLPLGVLIVLSTFIGALITPPLAGVLPESAGHAGGEAKHSLEIASGAIAIAGILLAGLLFLGKRRFVSALSQSAPGRFFGTWWLHAWGFDWVYDKLFVKPYLLICRLLAADPVDKSLVLVPLTARGGHKLLSLTENGRLRWYAASLVGGAALLLGALLLA; encoded by the coding sequence ATGAACCTGCTGCCCCTTACATTCCTGTTCCCTCTGGTCGGCTTCCTGCTGCTGTCTTTCTCCCGCGGCAGATGGTCGGAAAACTTCTCGGCACTGGTCGGTGTCGGCTCCGTGGGCCTCGCGGCCCTCTCCGCCTTCTGGGCGATCTGGAGCTTCCACAGCAACCCGCCCGAAGGTGGCGCCTACAGCCTGGTGCTGTGGCAATGGATGAGCGTTGGCGACTTCAACACCAACTTCACCCTGTATCTGGACGGCCTGTCGGTCACCATGCTCGGCGTAGTCACCGGCGTTGGCTTCCTGATCCACCTGTTCGCCTCCTGGTACATGCGTGGCGAGGCCGGCTATTCGCGGTTCTTCGCCTATACCAACCTGTTCATCGCCAGCATGCTGTTCCTGGTGCTCGGCGATAACCTGCTGTTCGTGTACTTCGGCTGGGAAGGCGTGGGCCTGTGCTCCTATCTGCTGATCGGCTTCTACTTCAACCACGTGCCCAACGGCAACGCGGCGCTGAAGGCCTTCATCGTGACCCGCGTGGGTGACGTGTTCTTCGCCATCGGCATGTTCATCCTGTTCCAGCATCTGGGCACGCTGAACATCCAGGAACTGCTGGTCCTGGCTCCGCAGCACTTCGCCAAGGGCGACCTGTGGGTCAACCTGGCGGCCCTGATGCTGCTCGGTGGCGCCGTCGGCAAGTCCGCCCAGCTGCCGCTGCAGACCTGGCTGGCCGACGCGATGGCCGGCCCGACTCCGGTCTCCGCGCTGATCCACGCGGCCACCATGGTGACCGCGGGCGTCTACCTGATCGCCCGCTGCCACGGCCTGTTCGAGCTGGCTCCGAATGTCCTGGAACTGGTCGGCATCGTCGGTGCCGTGACCCTGGTCCTGGCCGGCTTCGCCGCCCTGGTGCAGACCGACATCAAGCGCATCCTCGCCTACTCGACCATGAGCCAGATCGGCTACATGTTCCTGGCCCTGGGCGTTGGCGCCTGGGGTGGCGCGATCTTCCACCTGATGACCCACGCTTTCTTCAAGGCCCTGCTGTTCCTTGCCTCGGGTGCGGTGATCGTCGCCTGCCACCACGAGCAGAACATCTTCAAGATGGGTGGTCTGTGGAAGAAGCTGCCGCTGGCCTACGCGAGCTTCGTGGTCGGTGGCGCGGCCCTGGCCGCCCTGCCCTTCCTGACCGCCGGCTTCTACTCCAAGGACGAGATCCTCTGGGAAGCCTTCGCCAGCGGTCACCAGAACCTGCTGATCGCAGGTCTGGTCGGCGCGTTCATGACCTCGCTGTACACCTTCCGCCTGATCTTCATCGCCTTCCACGGCGAAGCGAAGACCGAGGCGCACGCCGGCCACGGCATCAGCCACTGGCTGCCGCTGGGAGTGCTGATCGTGCTGTCCACCTTCATCGGCGCGCTGATCACCCCGCCGCTGGCCGGTGTCCTGCCGGAAAGTGCCGGTCACGCCGGTGGTGAAGCCAAGCACAGCCTGGAAATCGCCTCGGGCGCCATCGCCATCGCCGGTATCCTGCTGGCAGGCCTGCTGTTCCTCGGCAAGCGCCGCTTCGTCAGCGCGCTCTCCCAGAGCGCGCCGGGCCGCTTCTTCGGCACCTGGTGGCTGCATGCCTGGGGCTTCGATTGGGTGTACGACAAGCTGTTCGTGAAACCCTACCTGCTGATCTGCCGCCTGCTGGCCGCGGACCCGGTCGACAAGTCGCTTGTCCTGGTCCCGCTCACCGCCCGTGGTGGTCACAAACTCCTCAGCCTCACCGAGAACGGCCGCCTGCGTTGGTACGCCGCTTCCCTGGTGGGCGGCGCCGCGCTGCTCCTCGGCGCGCTGCTGCTGGCTTAA
- the nuoH gene encoding NADH-quinone oxidoreductase subunit NuoH yields MNWLTPAVVDIIIEVIKAIVILLAVVVCGALLSWVERRLLGLWQDRYGPNRVGPFGAFQLGADMLKMFFKEDWTPPFADKMIFTLAPMIAMGALLVAFVVIPITPTWGVADLNIGILFFFAMAGLTVYAVLFAGWSSNNKFALLGSLRASAQTISYEVFLALSLMGIVAQVGSFSLRDIVDYQAEHMWFIIPQFFGFMTFFVAGVAVTHRHPFDQPEAEQELADGYHIEYAGMKWGMFFVGEYIGIVLVSALLATLFFGGWHGPFGILPQIPFIWFALKTGFFIMMFILLRASIPRPRYDQVMAFSWKFCLPLTLINLLVTGAVVLASQ; encoded by the coding sequence ATGAACTGGCTGACGCCCGCCGTCGTCGACATCATCATCGAAGTCATCAAGGCCATCGTCATCCTGCTCGCCGTGGTTGTCTGCGGCGCGCTGCTCAGCTGGGTCGAGCGTCGTCTGCTCGGCCTCTGGCAGGACCGCTACGGTCCGAACCGGGTCGGCCCCTTCGGGGCCTTCCAGCTCGGCGCCGACATGCTGAAGATGTTCTTCAAGGAAGACTGGACCCCGCCGTTCGCCGACAAGATGATCTTCACCCTCGCCCCCATGATCGCCATGGGTGCGCTGCTGGTGGCCTTCGTCGTCATCCCGATCACCCCGACCTGGGGCGTGGCGGACCTGAACATCGGCATCCTGTTCTTCTTCGCCATGGCTGGCCTGACCGTGTACGCGGTGCTGTTCGCCGGCTGGTCGAGCAACAACAAGTTCGCCCTCCTCGGCAGCCTGCGCGCGTCGGCCCAGACCATCTCCTACGAGGTGTTCCTGGCCCTGTCGCTGATGGGCATCGTGGCCCAGGTCGGCTCGTTCAGCCTGCGCGACATCGTCGATTACCAGGCCGAGCACATGTGGTTCATCATCCCGCAGTTCTTCGGTTTCATGACCTTCTTCGTCGCCGGCGTCGCCGTGACTCACCGTCACCCGTTCGACCAGCCCGAAGCCGAGCAGGAACTGGCCGACGGTTACCACATCGAGTACGCCGGCATGAAATGGGGCATGTTCTTCGTCGGCGAGTACATCGGCATCGTGCTGGTGTCCGCGCTGCTGGCGACCCTGTTCTTCGGCGGCTGGCACGGCCCCTTCGGCATCCTGCCGCAGATCCCGTTCATCTGGTTCGCCCTGAAAACCGGCTTCTTCATCATGATGTTCATTTTGCTGCGGGCCTCCATCCCACGCCCGCGCTATGACCAGGTGATGGCCTTCAGCTGGAAGTTCTGCCTCCCGCTGACCCTGATCAACCTGCTGGTGACCGGCGCTGTCGTGCTGGCCAGCCAGTAA
- the nuoM gene encoding NADH-quinone oxidoreductase subunit M, whose product MILPWLILIPFIGGFLCWIAESTSKTLPRWVALGSMTLTLALSLWVWHTGDFQLAPAPGGEPQWTLEFKMAWIERFGISVHLAMDGLSLLMVALTGLLGVLSVLCSWNEIQRRIGFFHLNLLWILGGVIGVFLAVDLFLFFFFWEMMLVPMYFLIALWGHSSDDGKKTRIYAATKFFIFTQASGLVMLVAILGLVFVHYNSTGVLTFNYADLLKTQMPEHTEWLLMLGFFVAFAVKMPVVPVHSWLPDAHAQAPTAGSVDLAGILLKTAAYGLIRFALPLFPNASAEFAPVAMTLGLIGIFYGAFLSFAQTDIKRLVAYSSVSHMGFVIIGIYSGSPQALQGVVIQMIAHGLSAAALFILCGQLYERLHTRDMRKMGGLWSRIPYLPAVALFFAIASLGLPGTGNFVGEFLILLGSFKVVPVITVIATFGLVFGSVYSLIMIHRAYFGPAKSDTAIAGLNARELLMVLGLAVLLIVLGVYPQPVLDTSAATMHGVQQWLGAALSTLAAR is encoded by the coding sequence ATGATTCTGCCCTGGCTAATCCTGATCCCCTTCATCGGCGGCTTCCTTTGCTGGATCGCCGAGTCCACCAGCAAGACCCTGCCCCGCTGGGTCGCGCTGGGGTCGATGACCCTGACCCTCGCCCTGAGCCTTTGGGTGTGGCACACCGGTGACTTCCAGCTGGCGCCCGCGCCGGGTGGCGAGCCGCAATGGACCCTCGAGTTCAAGATGGCCTGGATCGAGCGCTTCGGTATCAGCGTGCACCTGGCGATGGACGGCCTGTCCCTGCTGATGGTCGCCCTGACCGGCCTGCTCGGCGTGCTGTCCGTGCTCTGCTCCTGGAACGAGATCCAGCGCCGCATCGGTTTCTTCCACCTGAACCTGCTGTGGATCCTGGGCGGTGTGATCGGCGTGTTCCTCGCCGTCGACCTGTTCCTGTTCTTCTTCTTCTGGGAAATGATGCTGGTGCCGATGTACTTCCTCATCGCGCTCTGGGGTCATAGCTCGGACGACGGCAAGAAGACCCGCATCTACGCCGCCACCAAGTTCTTCATCTTCACCCAGGCCAGCGGCCTGGTGATGCTGGTGGCGATCCTGGGCCTGGTGTTCGTGCACTACAACAGCACCGGCGTGCTGACCTTCAACTACGCCGACCTGCTGAAGACCCAGATGCCGGAACACACCGAGTGGCTGCTGATGCTCGGCTTCTTCGTCGCCTTCGCGGTGAAGATGCCGGTGGTGCCGGTGCACTCCTGGCTGCCGGACGCCCACGCCCAGGCGCCGACCGCCGGTTCCGTGGACCTGGCCGGCATCCTGCTGAAGACCGCCGCCTACGGTCTGATCCGCTTCGCCCTGCCGCTGTTCCCCAACGCCTCGGCCGAGTTTGCCCCGGTGGCCATGACCCTGGGTCTGATCGGCATCTTCTACGGCGCCTTCCTGTCGTTCGCACAGACCGACATCAAGCGTCTGGTGGCCTACTCCTCCGTATCGCACATGGGCTTCGTCATCATCGGCATCTACTCCGGCAGCCCGCAGGCGCTGCAGGGCGTGGTGATCCAGATGATCGCCCACGGCCTCTCCGCCGCCGCGCTGTTCATCCTCTGTGGCCAGCTGTACGAGCGCCTGCACACCCGCGACATGCGCAAGATGGGTGGCCTGTGGTCGCGCATCCCGTACCTGCCGGCTGTAGCGCTGTTCTTCGCCATCGCGTCGCTGGGTCTGCCGGGCACCGGCAACTTCGTCGGCGAGTTCCTGATCCTGCTGGGCAGCTTCAAGGTCGTTCCGGTGATCACCGTGATCGCCACCTTCGGCCTGGTGTTCGGCTCGGTCTACTCGCTGATCATGATCCACCGCGCGTACTTCGGCCCGGCCAAGTCCGACACCGCCATCGCCGGCCTGAACGCCCGCGAGCTGCTCATGGTGCTCGGCCTGGCGGTGCTGCTGATCGTGCTCGGCGTCTACCCGCAGCCGGTCCTCGACACCTCCGCGGCAACCATGCACGGCGTCCAGCAATGGCTGGGTGCCGCCCTCTCCACCCTGGCAGCACGGTAA
- the nuoJ gene encoding NADH-quinone oxidoreductase subunit J has product MEFAFYFAAGVAVLATFRVITNSNPVHALLYLIVSLLAVSMTFFSLGAPFAGALEIIVYAGAIMVLFVFVVMMLNLGPAIAEQERKWLKPGVWVGPGALSLVLMVELLWMLSRTPSGAGIGHTVVDAKAVGISLFGPYLLVVELASMLLLAALVAAYHLGRHEAKE; this is encoded by the coding sequence GTGGAATTCGCTTTCTACTTCGCCGCCGGCGTCGCCGTGCTGGCAACCTTCCGGGTCATCACCAACAGCAACCCGGTGCATGCCCTGCTTTACCTCATCGTTTCGCTGCTCGCCGTATCGATGACCTTCTTCAGCCTCGGCGCCCCGTTCGCCGGCGCCCTGGAGATCATCGTCTACGCCGGCGCGATCATGGTGCTGTTCGTCTTCGTGGTGATGATGCTCAACCTCGGCCCGGCGATTGCCGAGCAGGAACGCAAGTGGCTCAAGCCCGGCGTCTGGGTCGGCCCCGGTGCGCTGTCGCTGGTGCTGATGGTCGAGCTGCTGTGGATGCTCTCGCGCACACCGAGCGGCGCCGGCATCGGCCACACCGTCGTGGACGCCAAGGCCGTGGGCATCAGCCTGTTCGGCCCCTACCTGCTGGTCGTCGAACTGGCCTCGATGCTGCTGCTGGCGGCACTGGTCGCCGCCTACCACCTCGGCCGCCACGAAGCGAAGGAATAA
- the nuoK gene encoding NADH-quinone oxidoreductase subunit NuoK yields the protein MNTIPLEHGLALAGVLFCFGLAGLMVRRNILFVLMSLEVMMNAAALAFVVAGSRWAQPDGQVMFILVLSLAAAEASIGLAILLQLYRRFHTLDIDAASEMRG from the coding sequence ATGAACACAATCCCTCTCGAACACGGACTGGCGCTCGCCGGTGTGCTGTTCTGCTTCGGCCTGGCAGGCCTGATGGTACGACGCAACATCCTGTTCGTACTGATGAGCCTGGAAGTGATGATGAACGCCGCCGCGCTGGCCTTCGTGGTCGCCGGTAGCCGCTGGGCCCAGCCCGACGGCCAGGTGATGTTCATCCTGGTGCTCAGCCTGGCCGCGGCCGAGGCGAGCATCGGCCTGGCGATCCTGCTCCAGCTGTATCGCCGCTTCCATACCCTCGATATCGACGCTGCAAGCGAGATGCGCGGATGA
- the nuoN gene encoding NADH-quinone oxidoreductase subunit NuoN — MTFTIQHFIALLPLLITSATLVVVMLAVAWKRNHSMTATLSVIGLNLALLSILPVLKVTPIEVTPLMVIDNFACFYMALVLIGALACTTLAHAYMESYPGNREELYLLLLLSTAGGLVLVSAQNLAGLFIGLELLSVPVYGMVAYAFFNKRTLEAGIKYTVLSAAGSAFLLFGMALLYAESGSLGFSAIGASLAEGTSHGPLLSIGVGMMVVGLGFKLSLAPFHLWTPDVYEGAPAPVAAFLATTSKVAVFAVLLRLFQIAPAALNNGLLHDAIAVIAIASILIGNLLALTQSNIKRLLGYSSIAHFGYLLIALVASKGLAVEAVGVYLTTYVVTTLGAFGVVTLMSTPYSGRDADALFEYRGLFWRRPVLTAVMTVMMLSLAGIPLTAGFIGKFYIVATGVESHLWWLVGALVLGSAIGLYYYLRVMVTMFLVEPNMKRHDAPLDWAQRAGGIMLVAIALLAFFLGVYPQPLLDILQHSGLVAIAG; from the coding sequence ATGACCTTCACGATCCAACACTTCATCGCGCTCCTGCCGCTGCTCATCACCAGCGCCACCCTGGTGGTGGTGATGCTCGCCGTGGCCTGGAAGCGTAACCACTCGATGACCGCCACCCTCTCGGTGATCGGTCTGAACCTGGCGCTGCTGTCGATCCTGCCGGTGCTGAAAGTCACCCCGATCGAAGTCACCCCGCTGATGGTGATCGACAACTTCGCCTGCTTCTACATGGCGCTGGTCCTGATCGGCGCCCTGGCCTGCACCACGCTCGCCCACGCCTACATGGAGAGCTACCCGGGCAACCGCGAAGAGCTCTACCTGCTCCTGCTGCTGTCCACCGCGGGCGGCCTGGTGCTGGTCAGCGCGCAGAACCTGGCCGGCCTGTTCATCGGCCTGGAACTGCTGTCGGTGCCGGTCTACGGCATGGTGGCCTACGCCTTCTTCAACAAGCGCACCCTGGAAGCGGGCATCAAGTACACCGTACTGTCCGCCGCCGGCTCCGCCTTCCTGCTGTTCGGCATGGCCCTGCTCTACGCCGAATCCGGCAGCCTGGGCTTCTCGGCCATCGGCGCGTCCCTGGCCGAGGGCACCAGCCACGGCCCACTGCTGTCCATCGGCGTCGGCATGATGGTGGTCGGCCTGGGCTTCAAGCTGTCGCTGGCACCGTTCCACCTGTGGACCCCGGACGTCTACGAAGGCGCCCCGGCCCCGGTGGCCGCATTCCTCGCCACCACCAGCAAGGTCGCCGTGTTCGCCGTGCTGCTGCGCCTGTTCCAGATCGCTCCGGCGGCCCTGAACAACGGCCTGCTGCATGACGCCATCGCGGTCATCGCCATCGCCTCGATCCTGATCGGTAACCTGCTGGCGCTGACCCAGAGCAACATCAAGCGCCTGCTCGGCTACTCCTCGATCGCCCACTTCGGCTACCTGCTGATCGCCCTGGTGGCGAGCAAGGGCCTGGCCGTGGAAGCGGTCGGCGTCTACCTGACCACCTACGTGGTCACCACCCTGGGCGCCTTCGGCGTGGTCACCCTGATGTCCACTCCGTACAGCGGCCGCGACGCCGACGCCCTGTTCGAGTACCGCGGCCTGTTCTGGCGCCGTCCGGTGCTGACCGCGGTGATGACCGTGATGATGCTGTCCCTGGCCGGCATCCCGCTGACCGCCGGCTTCATCGGCAAGTTCTACATCGTCGCCACCGGCGTCGAGTCCCACCTGTGGTGGCTGGTCGGCGCTCTGGTACTGGGCAGCGCCATCGGCCTGTACTACTACCTGCGCGTCATGGTGACCATGTTCCTGGTCGAACCGAACATGAAGCGCCACGACGCCCCCCTGGACTGGGCCCAGCGCGCCGGCGGCATCATGCTGGTGGCCATCGCCCTGCTCGCCTTCTTCCTCGGCGTGTACCCGCAGCCGCTGCTGGACATCCTCCAGCACAGCGGCCTGGTAGCCATCGCCGGCTGA
- the nuoI gene encoding NADH-quinone oxidoreductase subunit NuoI, which translates to MIKYIFDVVHGTYTQLRSLVMIFGHAFRKRDTLQYPEEPVYLPPRYRGRIVLTRDPDGEERCVACNLCAVACPVGCISLQKAETDDGRWYPEFFRINFSRCIFCGLCEEACPTTAIQLTPDFEMGEFKRQDLVYEKEDLLISGPGKNPDYNFYRVAGMAIAGKPKGAAQNEAEPINVKSLLP; encoded by the coding sequence ATGATCAAGTACATTTTCGACGTGGTGCACGGCACCTACACCCAGCTGCGTAGCCTGGTGATGATCTTCGGTCACGCCTTCCGCAAGCGTGACACCCTGCAATACCCGGAAGAACCCGTATACCTGCCGCCGCGCTACCGCGGCCGCATCGTCCTCACCCGCGACCCCGACGGCGAGGAGCGCTGCGTGGCGTGCAACCTGTGCGCCGTGGCCTGCCCGGTTGGCTGCATCTCCCTGCAGAAGGCCGAGACCGACGATGGCCGCTGGTACCCCGAGTTCTTCCGCATCAACTTCTCCCGCTGCATCTTCTGCGGCCTGTGCGAAGAAGCCTGCCCGACCACCGCGATCCAGCTGACCCCGGATTTCGAGATGGGCGAGTTCAAGCGCCAGGACCTGGTCTACGAGAAGGAAGACCTGCTGATCTCCGGCCCCGGCAAGAACCCGGACTACAACTTCTACCGCGTTGCCGGCATGGCCATCGCCGGCAAGCCCAAGGGCGCCGCGCAGAACGAGGCCGAACCGATCAACGTCAAGAGCCTGCTGCCGTAA